One part of the Microlunatus elymi genome encodes these proteins:
- a CDS encoding response regulator → MTITVALADDQPLVRMGLRVLLDAEDDLELVGEAGNGHEIVDLVRRLHPDVVLMDVRMPLADGLQALAKIKSDPATAETKVVMLTTFELDEYVFEALSSGASGFLIKDSDPADFIRAIRVAASGESLLSPSVTRRVISSFTGSRPAVHKPHPLLGELTDRETEVLGLVGEGLSNDEIADRLVVSPATARTHVSRTMVKLQARDRAQLVVIAYQAGLVT, encoded by the coding sequence ATGACGATCACCGTCGCGCTGGCCGATGATCAACCGCTGGTCCGGATGGGTCTGCGCGTCCTGCTGGACGCAGAAGATGATCTTGAACTGGTCGGTGAGGCGGGCAACGGGCACGAGATCGTCGACCTGGTTCGGCGCTTGCATCCCGACGTGGTGTTGATGGATGTCCGGATGCCGCTGGCGGACGGCCTGCAGGCGCTGGCCAAGATCAAATCCGATCCGGCGACGGCCGAGACCAAGGTGGTGATGCTGACCACGTTCGAGCTGGACGAGTATGTGTTCGAGGCACTGTCCAGCGGTGCCAGCGGATTCTTGATCAAGGACAGCGACCCGGCCGACTTCATCCGGGCGATCCGGGTAGCGGCCTCGGGCGAGTCGTTGCTGAGCCCGTCGGTGACCCGCCGGGTTATCTCCTCCTTCACCGGTTCCCGGCCGGCCGTGCACAAGCCGCATCCGCTGCTGGGCGAGCTGACCGATCGGGAGACCGAGGTGCTCGGGCTGGTCGGCGAGGGCTTGAGCAACGACGAGATTGCCGACCGGCTGGTGGTCAGCCCGGCCACGGCCCGTACCCATGTCAGCCGAACGATGGTCAAGCTGCAGGCCCGGGATCGGGCGCAGCTGGTGGTGATCGCCTACCAGGCCGGGTTGGTGACCTGA
- a CDS encoding GNAT family N-acetyltransferase, with product MTAHSNLDLLQAEIEVIWGPERRAPEAPPSVVIGDAAAVGDGAGDHGTGGMIIEVRSDLDRALLPELRSIAEDHQPSLAVGLVQGQLRRWFGPLEITVGPGYDCSAPAAQATPEIGRLIRSDRPHAATALRRPPTWDDEEWPKLLSGGFGPWAMVVDGDRMLSLCHCARLAPAGVEAGTWTAEDVRGRGLAAVATAAWADACRSLPGHVFYSTDRANVASQRVAARLNLPLIGQLWKFRTADEDDGPLGERLSVIARVEYRL from the coding sequence GTGACCGCACATTCGAACCTCGATCTGCTGCAAGCCGAGATCGAGGTGATCTGGGGACCGGAGCGCCGCGCGCCCGAGGCACCGCCGTCGGTGGTGATCGGCGACGCCGCAGCCGTTGGCGACGGCGCGGGTGATCACGGAACCGGCGGCATGATCATCGAGGTACGTTCCGATCTTGACCGAGCGTTGCTGCCCGAGTTGCGGTCGATCGCCGAAGATCATCAACCGTCGTTGGCAGTCGGGTTGGTGCAGGGCCAATTGCGTCGCTGGTTCGGCCCGCTCGAGATCACCGTCGGTCCCGGCTACGACTGCAGTGCTCCTGCGGCCCAGGCGACGCCGGAGATCGGACGGCTGATCCGCTCCGATCGGCCGCACGCGGCAACTGCCTTGCGGCGGCCGCCGACCTGGGACGACGAGGAGTGGCCGAAACTGCTGTCCGGCGGCTTCGGCCCCTGGGCAATGGTGGTCGACGGCGATCGGATGCTGTCGCTGTGTCATTGCGCCCGGTTGGCCCCGGCCGGCGTCGAAGCGGGCACCTGGACCGCCGAGGACGTACGCGGCCGCGGGCTCGCCGCGGTGGCGACCGCTGCCTGGGCCGACGCCTGCCGCTCGTTGCCGGGACACGTCTTCTACAGCACCGATCGCGCCAACGTCGCCTCGCAGCGCGTGGCGGCCCGGCTGAATTTGCCGCTGATCGGGCAACTGTGGAAATTCAGAACGGCCGACGAGGACGACGGCCCGCTCGGCGAGCGGCTCTCGGTGATCGCCCGGGTTGAATATCGGCTGTGA